Below is a window of Bacteroidota bacterium DNA.
TCGGTAATAACGGGCGCGCCATTGAATGATGCCCTCAAAACATCCAAGACTGTTAAAAAGCATTTTCCCGGACTGCCTGTAATTTGGGGCGGATGGCATGCGTCATTGTTTCCCGAGCAGGTGCTTGCGGATGAATCTTGTGTGGATATAGTGGTTCGCGGGCAGGGTGAAATTACTTTTACGGAACTGGTCGCAAACCTGAGTAATGGCCTTGATCTTGATTCAGTCAAAGGCATTTGTTATCGTAAGAAGGATGGCACGGTAATGTGCAATCCGCTTCGGACACTTAGTGCGGTAGAAGCGTTCAACAGAATCGATTACAGTTTTATAGATGTGGAAACTTATTTTCATAACAAGGGCAACAGGCAGTTTGATATAATTACTTCAGCAGGCTGTCTTTTTCGCTGCGCCTTTTGTGCAGATCCTTTTGTATATGGAAGAAAGTTCAGTGCGCTTCCGGCAAAACGACTCGCCGATGACATCGAATATTACTACCATAAGTATGCTTTCACCGACCTGAATTTTCAGGATGAATCGTTTTTTACGTATTCACAACGGGTGCACGATTTAACAACGGAGCTTATTCAGCGAAAGATTAAACTCAGCTGGGCGGCCACCATGCGTGCCGATCAGGGAGCAAAGCTCAGCGATGAAACCTGGCGATTGTGTAAAGCCTCAGGATTGAGGCGGCTGCTGATAGGGGTTGAATCGGGTTCGCAGGAGATGCTAGACACGCTTAATAAAGACATTAAACTGGAGCAGGTTTATGCCTGCGCAGAAAAGTGCAGAGAGCTGGGCATAGCCGTTATATTTCCTTTTATAATCGGTTTCCCTGGCGAAAGTGATGAAAGCGCGGAAGCCACTGCACGGGTAATGAAAGAATTGAAATCAATGAGTCCATTGTTTGAAACTCCTGCATTTCATTTCAGACCGTATCCCGGATCAAGGCTTATACATGAGGCGGAGGCGGGTGGGTATCGGCTTCCTGCCACGACTGCAGCCTGGGCAGAGTTTGATTTCGTTGATTCGGTTGGTCCGTGGGTGTCGAAAGAGAAAGCGGCGTATTTTGATGCATTGGGTTTTTATCTCAAACTGGCATACGGACGCAGGCGGTTGCTGCTATTGCCTTTTCGGTTTATTGCCCGATATCGCTGCCGTTATAATTTTTTTCGATTTCCCTTGGCAATGAATATTTTCAAACAATTATCTAATTAATAGGAAATCAAGCAAAGGCGCGAAGAATATTTATATTTTTGTTTTATTTTACTGCCGGGCGGACAGGCATATCAAATTATAAATTCACACACAGGCGCGAAGACGCAAAGAATATTATTAATTATTTTCAAATTGACTTAATTTCAAATTATCAAATATGAACCGTTTCAGCGTAATCTTTTTTTTGTTATTATGCATTTGTTATTCTTCACTGTACACTAATCATTCTTTTGCACAAGGAACTGCTATTAATGCAAGCGGTAATCCGCCTGATCCTTCGGCAGGTCTTGATATTAGCTTTAATAACAAAGGGTTGCTGATACCGCGAATGAGCGATACAGAGCGTAATGCGATAATCAATCCGGCAAACGGGCTAATTATTTTTAATACGACTACCGGGTGCTTGAACTATTATAACACTGGTAACTGGTATCAGTGGTGCGGTACCTGTATACCTCCATCTGCGCCTGCTGTATCCGGTAATTCTCCGATTTGCGCCGGTGATTCTCTTAAACTTTTTGCTGCCACTATTCCTAATGTGACCTACAATTGGACCGGTCCAAACGGTTTTACGTCGTCATTACAAAATCCCATTATTCCTAACGCGGGCACTGCAAATGCCGGCGTCTACAATTGTACTTCGGGCATAAACGGATGTTATAGCAGTGTATCAAGCACTACAGCAGTAATCAATACGATTCCAGTCTCACAATTCACCTGGTCGCCCTTGCCGGCAGTATTCAATTCAGATGTTACATTTTCACCAACTACAACCGGTGCATCATACGCATGGACATTCCAAAATGGCACACCTCTCACAAGCACGGCGCAAAACCCTTTGGTACAATGGGCAAATACCGGCAGCTATAATGTTGTACTCGTTGTTTCAAACAACGGCTGTTCTTCTACAACTACAAATTCAGTAGCAATAACAAGCTGCACGCATGGCACACAGACATTTTCTTACACAGGGAATATGCAATCATTTACAGTTCCCGGCATTTGTGGGACGACTATCGATATTGAGGTTTGGGGTGCGCGGGGTGGTAATGCCTCAAATCAGAATGCTGCTGGTGGTCTTGGTGCAAGAATGAAAGGGACATTTACAGTAACTTCCGGGCAATTGCTTAATATTCTTGTTGGCCAGTCAGGTGCCGATGCAAGTTGCACTGCCGGTGGTGGTGGCGGTACTTTTGTTGTATCAAACAATGTCCTTCTTATTGCAGCAGGCGGTGGTGGTGGCGGAGGAACCTATAATAACACCCCGTCAAGTGTGAAGGATGGCACGGCGAATAATAACGGGAATACGGGGTATAATGGAAATACCTTAACGCAAAATGCGGGGGGCGGTGGAAGCGGAGGCAATGGAGGCGGTTGTGTAACCGGAAGTGGTGGTGGCGGTGCAGGATATTCCGGAAACGGATCAACTTGTAACGCCCAAGGTGGTAACTCCTATATCAATGGTGGGGCAGGCGGCGCGGTTGGTTCCCTTGGTGGTAATACAGCAGGAGCGGGCGGCTATGGTGGTGGTGGTGGTTCAGAGTGCTACTGGGATGGAGCCGGCGGCGGCGGTGGATATTCGGGTGGCGGCGGTGGTTACTATTATGGAGCCGGCGGTGGCGGCGGATCATATAATTCAGGCACTAACCAATCAAATGCTTCCGGTGTCCAAAGCGGCAACGGGCAGGTGACAATAACCTGGTAGTTTTTTTATTGAAATTGCACATGTATTTAAAATCATTGTCAAATTTTCAAATTGTCTCATTTTCAAATTAATTATTATGACTCGCGTAAAACCATTCTTCCTGTTTTTAACATGCATTTGTTATTTTTCATTGTTCAGTTTTCATTCTTTTGCACAAGGAACAGCTATTAATGCAACCGGTAATCCGCCTGATCCTTCGGCAGGTCTTGATATTAGTTTTAATGACAAAGGTGTGCTGATACCGCGAATGAGTGAAATTGATCGCAATGCAATCGTGAATCCTGCGTCGGGACTTATGATATTTAATACGACAACGAATTGTTTCAATTTTTATAAAAATTCCGGGTGGTTCGAATTCTGCGGTAACTGCATTTCGCCGGCTCAGGCAATTTCGGGCAGCAATTCTCCGGTGTGCTCAGGCGATACCTTAAAGCTTACCGCAAGCAGTGTACCGAATGCTTCGTATTTATGGACAGGACCGGGAGGATTCAGTTCCACATTACAAAACCCTAAGATTCCGAATGCTCAACTAACCGGAAGTGGTATCTACAGTGTCGCAACATCTGCTAACGGTTGTTCCGGTATTCCTACCACTACTTACGTGAACGTTATACAATCGCCTCTGGGCTCTTTTACATTTTCACCTGCAAGTCCCGCCATTGTTTCAAATGTAACGTTTACACCTACCGTAAGCGGAACATCTTATGCATGGACGTTTCAAGGTGGAACTCCGGCTACCAGTACTGCCCAGAATCCGGTGGTACAGTGGAGCACAAGCGGCACTTTCAATGTGAGTCTGCAGGTTAGTCAGAACGGCTGCAATTCTACAACAGTAGTGAATACAATTACCGTTACTGCCTGCGTTCATGGAAATATTACGTTTAGTTATACGGGGGCAGTTCAAACCTGGACGGTTCCTGCCAATATTTGCTCACCCGTTACAATCGAATGCTGGGGTGCAGAAGGCGGTGGCGCCGGTTGTCAGTCATGGCCCGTAGCATCCGGTGGACAGGGTGGCTACAGTATTGGTCAGAGGAATGTTGTCACAGGTGAAACGTATAATATCTATGTTGGAGGAGCCGGAAAACACTGTAACAACGGTAGTAATGCCGGTGGGTGGAATGGTGGTGGCCCCGGTTGGACCAATTATGCCGGAAGTGGTGGCGGCGCTTCTGATGTGCGCACTACTGCCGGAACATTATATGACCGTATTATCGTGGCCGGCGGTGGCGGTGGCGCAGGATTCGTAAGCGGTTATGGCTACAATGGCGCTGCAGGCGGTGGTTTGACAGGCGCTGACGGTGGCTCATGTTCATCGGTGAAAGGCGGTGGTGGAACTCAAACGGCTGCCGGTTGTTGCCTTTATGGTACAGCTGCATTTGGCGTTGGGGGCGGTGTGCCCGGTGGCGAAAGCGGTGGTGGCAGCGGATGGTACGGCGGCGGATCCGGAAACGGAACTCCGGGTGGTGGTGGCAGCGGCTATATTGGCGGAGTTATCAACGGCACGACCCAGCAGGGAGGCAGAACAGGCAACGGGCAGGTGACCATAACCTGGTAACTGCTTCCCGTAGTTATTTTATTCCTGATATTGAAATTATCTGCGAAGCCAGCTCATCAGCGGGAAGGGAGCCATCAAGCCAATGAATGAGGTAACCGTTGCGTTCCATGCGGCGGAACCACGTCATCTGCCTCTTGGCAAACTGGTGAATGGCGGTGTTGAGCAGTCGGAACATTTCATCAAATTCTATTTCCCCGTTCACAAACATTGTGAGATATTTATATTCCAGACCGTAAGTTTTCAGCCGGGCAGGGGCAAGGCCTGAATTAAGCAGTGTGCGCACTTCATCAATCATTCCATTATCAAGCCTTTGCTGCAGTCTTTTTGTGATGCGTTCGCGCAGAACATTTCTGTTCCGGCCGATACCGAATATTGTTGATTCTATTCCCGGCTGTCGTTTTACCTTTTCGGGATGTGCATGGTGAAATTCTTCAATCTCGATGGCGCGGTACATGCGTTCGCGGTCGGAAGTATCTGTAGTGCTGTGCAGCTTTTTTAATGATGAAAGATGAGCAATGAGTGCTTCATCGCTCATGGAAGCCAGGCTTTGCCTCAACATTGCATTGTTTGGTACATCGGCCATGGCGTAACCACCCAATACGGTTTCGAGGTACATACCGCTGCCTCCGCATAATACAGGGCGTTTTTCCCGGGTAAGGATATCTTTATAAGCATTCAGAAAATCGCGCCGGAATTCAAAGATAGAGTATTCATAACCTGCATCGCGGATATCGACCAGATAGTAAGGAATTCTGATTCCGTCAACAGTATAATCATCATAGTCTTTTCCCGTGCCCAAATCCATACCACGATATACCTGCCTCGAATCTGCACTGATAACTTCACCGTCAATAAGTGCTGCAAGCTTAGCGGCTACCGTGGTTTTTCCACTGGCGGTAGGACCAAGAATAGTTATCATACTACCTGCCATCATAGATTAATTGTTGCGGAATGAGGTTTATTTTAGGTGCGTTTTCCGGAATGAACGGTTTCTTCAATTTCCATCATCATCCGTCGCAGTTTATCAAGATATTCTATAGAAGACTTATTGAAATCGAGGTCAGCAAGGGCAATACGGGCAGCACGGAGTTCAGGTGCATAGAAAGTGTAGAGGAATTCTCTTAAGTTGACTTCATCAGAAGAATGTTTAAGTCGTTGACGGTATTTCAAAAACTGCAATATCCGCAAGGCATCAACCTTTTCATGGCATGCTCTGATAAAGCGTTCTTTTGTCTTATGATTTTTACGAAGCGGCTTCCACAAGATATCTTCTTTTAGAATTCGCTGGAGAAACAAAGTCATAGGAGTTGGAACCTCTTTTTCGAATAAGGTTCCGAATGCATCTGTGGTCTCTGCAACTTCATCAAAATAATAATAATGATACATCGGATAACTTTCCCAATCACCCTGAACACCTTTAATAAGCGCAGGACCTGTACCGAAGAAAACCCTGTCGCTGTAGCGTGTTGCAGGATATACCTTTACAGGATTATGGCTAATCACTTTACCATGTTTACGCAATTTCATCAAAAAATAGAAATCTTCGCCCGACGGTTTTGGTGCAATACCTTTCACCGCGCGGTAAACCTTTGCTGTTGTTGCCATGGCGGAGCCTATCGCGGTAAACGCATATGGGCTCTTGATGCGCAGCATATTGAGTGCATAATTGCGCATATAAATCTCGTAGTGCAGCATGGCGCGGTCAAGCGTTTCATCTCCCGTAAGGCGATGAAAATAAGGAACAGAAAGTGCTGAGATATGAGGGTTTTCAGTAAAAGTATTTACAACAGATGAAAAATAATTTTCCGGAAATATCGTGTCTGCATCAAGGCATAGAATGATATCACGGTCTTCGGCAACTTCGGCAATTTCATCCATGGCCGTTTTCCGCGCCCAGCCAACACCGCTGCGTTTGCCTTTCCATCCTTTTCCCGGCGATGACCGGTCTATCACCTTAAGATCAAAATCCTTAACCTGCCTCAGATACCCCAGCGTTTTTAAGTTATCAACGCAAACGTGTTTTTTCTCGGGCAGCGTGTACCATTCGTCGGGTTGATTCAGACAGATAATAACTTCAAAGTTCCGATAATCCTGTGCGCGAATTGCATCGATACATTGAGGCAGGTAATCGAATTCCTCCATCACCGGCAGGGCAACATATATTTTAACTGGCTTAATCATCGACGCAAAAGGCTATTTGGTCACAAATATACAAAAAGCCACTGATTAAAGGCTTCAACGGCTTTCTGCACCGTATTTTTTTATTCTGTGAATTGCTTTTTAATGTAAATTTGAATTGCAAAATAAAAATAATCAGGAAATCAGAATCGTATATGAGCATATTAGTTAATAAAGATTCGAGGATTGTAGTGCAGGGTTTTACCGGCAGCGAGGGCACTTACCACGCTACTCAAATGATAGAATATGGAACGAAGGTTATCGGAGGCGTAACTCCGGGAAAAGGTGGTCAGCTGCACATTGATTTGCCTGTTTTTAATACAGTACAGGAAGCTGTAGACAAAGCCGGTGCGAACGTTTCTATTATTTTTGTACCTCCGGCTTTTGCCGCTGATGCAATCATGGAAGCCGCTGACGCAGGCATTGGCGTTATTATTTGTATTACAGAAGGAATACCGGTTCAGGATATGATAAATGTCAAAGAATTTCTGCTGGATAAAAAATCGCGGCTTATCGGACCAAACTGCCCGGGCATTATCACACCGGGTGAAGCTAAAGTAGGCATCATGCCGGGATTTATACATAAACCGGGCAAAGTGGGAATTGTTTCCCGCTCGGGAACTCTGACTTACGAAGCTGTTGACCAGCTTACACGTCTGGGTTTAGGACAATCTACGGCTATTGGTATTGGAGGCGATCCTATCATTGGTACCACCACAAAAGATGCTGTGATGCTTTTTATGGAGGATCCACAAACCGAAGGTATTGTGCTGATTGGTGAGATTGGCGGGAATATGGAAGCAGATGCCGCCGAATGGATAAAGTATAATTCGAAAAAACCGGTGGTGAGTTTTATTGCCGGCGCTACAGCACCTAAGGGCCGTACTATGGGACACGCAGGTGCTATTGTTGGCGGTAAGGCCGATACTGCCGAAGCGAAAAAAGAAATTTTACGCGATGCCGGTGTATATGTAGTGGATTCTCCTGCCGACATTGGGAAAAAGATGCTGGAACTGCTGAACGGAAAATAATTTATAATTATTTCTTCTTGCCGAATGCTCCGATATTGGTGCTTATCGTAAAGGTGTTGGGTGCACCTCCGGGATGGTATTTGGCCCAGGCATAGCTGAAGTTGAACTTCGAAACTCTGAATCCGAACCCGAATGAAAAGCCTACAATTCCTTTCTTTCCCTCAACTCTGAGTTCGCGGCGGCGTTGGTAATTATATCCCATACGAATCGAGAAATTTTTTGTCGGGAAAAATTCACCACCAATTACCAAATGACGCATGGCTTTATCGGCAAACTTTCCCAGTTTATTCTCCTTAATAGAATCGCCTGTAAGCGGGTCGACCAATGGCGTAGGATTATTGGGGTCGGAGTAGGTTAGGTCAAATTTTTCGAGATGGTCGAATAATATTGAAAAACGAAAAGGCAGATGCGAGAACTGCTTTGATAAACCCAGTTGTATTTCGAAGGGCAACGATTCGGGATTGCCTTTAGTGTATGATGTAAGCTGCCTTCCTATATTGCGGAACAGCAGTGTGGTCATAAAATTTCCTTTTTCATGATAATAGCTGCCCGCAACATCAACGGCTATACCGGCGCTGCTGTATTTCTCAAGTCCCGAATAAACAAGCTTCAGATTGGCGCCTATTAAAAAATGCGGATCCAGTTTGCGTCCCCAGCCAATATTCAGTGCGTATTCACCGGCAGAAAAGTTGCCATAGGTTTGTCCGAACTCATCGGCCTCAATAAAATGACCGTAATTAATATACTGCATAGTGGCTGCAAAACTGCCTACCTTTTTAAAGGTACGGCTGTATGCTGCAAATCCATAATTGATATCGGAAAAATAATCGACAATGCTCAATGCAAGGTGGTTGTGCATGCTCTCATCAATGATGCTCGGATTGGCGAGGGCCAGCGTAATATCATCATCTTTAATAGCCAGGAAATTGCCGCCCATGGCTGAAATGCGTGCTGAATTCGGAAGATTCAGAAATTCATAAGTATGGCTTCCGCCAATCTGGGCACGACCGGCTAGCGAAATGAACAGGAGTGAGAGAAATAGCAGTTTTCTAATCTTCACGTAAAAGGAATTATTGGTACACAAAAGTAATTTATTTTATTAAATGACGGCAGAGGCGCATTTGTTTCGGTGTATGCTGTTCTGATCTATTTTTTGCAAAACGCTGATTACATATTATTATTGTGGTAATTTTGCGTTCGTGCCAATACATGAACAATATATGCGCCGCTGCCTTGAACTGGCAGTGCAGGGAGCCGGAATAGTGTCGCCAAATCCAATGGTGGGCTGCGTGATTGTTCATAACGGCAGCATCATTGGAGAAGGCTATCATCACGAATTTGGCGGCGCGCATGCCGAAGTGCTGGCAATACGGAATGTAAAAGACAAAACATTGCTGACGGACTCAGTCTTATACGTGAGTCTGGAGCCTTGCTGCCACCACGGTAAAACACCACCGTGCAGCGATTTGATTATCAGCTCCGGTATTAAAAAAGTGGTGACCGGTGCCACAGATCCAAATCCGAGCGTTGCCGGTAAAGGAATTGAGCAAATGCGTTCCCACGGAATTGAGGTTTTGACGGGTGTCCTCGACCAAGAATGCCGCCATGTGAACCGTCGTTTCTTTTGTTTTCATAATGAAAAACGTCCTTACATTATATTAAAGTGGGCAGAAACGGCCGACCGTTTCATTGACAGTGTGCGCCTGCCCGGTGAAGTGGCGCACGCCAACTGGATTACATGCGAAGAAACCCGTGTGCTTGTTCATCGCTGGCGCACCGAAGAAGATGCCATCCTTGTTGGTACGAACACCGCACTGCTCGATAACCCTAAGCTGAATGCACGCGACTGGGTCGGGAAAAATCCGTTGAGGCTGACCATTGACCGGTTTGGCAAACTGCCACGCACGCTGCATCTGTTTGACGGCAAAGCACCAACGCTTGTATTCTGTGGTCCCATCGGAATGGTGTATCCAAACGCCGAAGTGTGTTCGCTCGATTTTTCTCAGAGTATTCTTCCGGGAATCATGAAGGAACTCTACAGAAGAAATATTCTTTCACTTATTGTGGAAGGCGGAAAAGAACTGCTGGATTCATTCATTTCATGCGGTCTGTGGGATGAAG
It encodes the following:
- a CDS encoding radical SAM protein yields the protein MQQRKKIVLYNPKAVFFDMPLALLAVGSALDTSRYEVIIIDGRIESHIDELLALHLPDALCFGISVITGAPLNDALKTSKTVKKHFPGLPVIWGGWHASLFPEQVLADESCVDIVVRGQGEITFTELVANLSNGLDLDSVKGICYRKKDGTVMCNPLRTLSAVEAFNRIDYSFIDVETYFHNKGNRQFDIITSAGCLFRCAFCADPFVYGRKFSALPAKRLADDIEYYYHKYAFTDLNFQDESFFTYSQRVHDLTTELIQRKIKLSWAATMRADQGAKLSDETWRLCKASGLRRLLIGVESGSQEMLDTLNKDIKLEQVYACAEKCRELGIAVIFPFIIGFPGESDESAEATARVMKELKSMSPLFETPAFHFRPYPGSRLIHEAEAGGYRLPATTAAWAEFDFVDSVGPWVSKEKAAYFDALGFYLKLAYGRRRLLLLPFRFIARYRCRYNFFRFPLAMNIFKQLSN
- a CDS encoding PKD domain-containing protein, with translation MNRFSVIFFLLLCICYSSLYTNHSFAQGTAINASGNPPDPSAGLDISFNNKGLLIPRMSDTERNAIINPANGLIIFNTTTGCLNYYNTGNWYQWCGTCIPPSAPAVSGNSPICAGDSLKLFAATIPNVTYNWTGPNGFTSSLQNPIIPNAGTANAGVYNCTSGINGCYSSVSSTTAVINTIPVSQFTWSPLPAVFNSDVTFSPTTTGASYAWTFQNGTPLTSTAQNPLVQWANTGSYNVVLVVSNNGCSSTTTNSVAITSCTHGTQTFSYTGNMQSFTVPGICGTTIDIEVWGARGGNASNQNAAGGLGARMKGTFTVTSGQLLNILVGQSGADASCTAGGGGGTFVVSNNVLLIAAGGGGGGGTYNNTPSSVKDGTANNNGNTGYNGNTLTQNAGGGGSGGNGGGCVTGSGGGGAGYSGNGSTCNAQGGNSYINGGAGGAVGSLGGNTAGAGGYGGGGGSECYWDGAGGGGGYSGGGGGYYYGAGGGGGSYNSGTNQSNASGVQSGNGQVTITW
- a CDS encoding glycine-rich protein, giving the protein MTRVKPFFLFLTCICYFSLFSFHSFAQGTAINATGNPPDPSAGLDISFNDKGVLIPRMSEIDRNAIVNPASGLMIFNTTTNCFNFYKNSGWFEFCGNCISPAQAISGSNSPVCSGDTLKLTASSVPNASYLWTGPGGFSSTLQNPKIPNAQLTGSGIYSVATSANGCSGIPTTTYVNVIQSPLGSFTFSPASPAIVSNVTFTPTVSGTSYAWTFQGGTPATSTAQNPVVQWSTSGTFNVSLQVSQNGCNSTTVVNTITVTACVHGNITFSYTGAVQTWTVPANICSPVTIECWGAEGGGAGCQSWPVASGGQGGYSIGQRNVVTGETYNIYVGGAGKHCNNGSNAGGWNGGGPGWTNYAGSGGGASDVRTTAGTLYDRIIVAGGGGGAGFVSGYGYNGAAGGGLTGADGGSCSSVKGGGGTQTAAGCCLYGTAAFGVGGGVPGGESGGGSGWYGGGSGNGTPGGGGSGYIGGVINGTTQQGGRTGNGQVTITW
- the miaA gene encoding tRNA (adenosine(37)-N6)-dimethylallyltransferase MiaA translates to MMAGSMITILGPTASGKTTVAAKLAALIDGEVISADSRQVYRGMDLGTGKDYDDYTVDGIRIPYYLVDIRDAGYEYSIFEFRRDFLNAYKDILTREKRPVLCGGSGMYLETVLGGYAMADVPNNAMLRQSLASMSDEALIAHLSSLKKLHSTTDTSDRERMYRAIEIEEFHHAHPEKVKRQPGIESTIFGIGRNRNVLRERITKRLQQRLDNGMIDEVRTLLNSGLAPARLKTYGLEYKYLTMFVNGEIEFDEMFRLLNTAIHQFAKRQMTWFRRMERNGYLIHWLDGSLPADELASQIISISGIK
- a CDS encoding glycosyltransferase; amino-acid sequence: MIKPVKIYVALPVMEEFDYLPQCIDAIRAQDYRNFEVIICLNQPDEWYTLPEKKHVCVDNLKTLGYLRQVKDFDLKVIDRSSPGKGWKGKRSGVGWARKTAMDEIAEVAEDRDIILCLDADTIFPENYFSSVVNTFTENPHISALSVPYFHRLTGDETLDRAMLHYEIYMRNYALNMLRIKSPYAFTAIGSAMATTAKVYRAVKGIAPKPSGEDFYFLMKLRKHGKVISHNPVKVYPATRYSDRVFFGTGPALIKGVQGDWESYPMYHYYYFDEVAETTDAFGTLFEKEVPTPMTLFLQRILKEDILWKPLRKNHKTKERFIRACHEKVDALRILQFLKYRQRLKHSSDEVNLREFLYTFYAPELRAARIALADLDFNKSSIEYLDKLRRMMMEIEETVHSGKRT
- the sucD gene encoding succinate--CoA ligase subunit alpha, which gives rise to MSILVNKDSRIVVQGFTGSEGTYHATQMIEYGTKVIGGVTPGKGGQLHIDLPVFNTVQEAVDKAGANVSIIFVPPAFAADAIMEAADAGIGVIICITEGIPVQDMINVKEFLLDKKSRLIGPNCPGIITPGEAKVGIMPGFIHKPGKVGIVSRSGTLTYEAVDQLTRLGLGQSTAIGIGGDPIIGTTTKDAVMLFMEDPQTEGIVLIGEIGGNMEADAAEWIKYNSKKPVVSFIAGATAPKGRTMGHAGAIVGGKADTAEAKKEILRDAGVYVVDSPADIGKKMLELLNGK
- the porQ gene encoding type IX secretion system protein PorQ: MKIRKLLFLSLLFISLAGRAQIGGSHTYEFLNLPNSARISAMGGNFLAIKDDDITLALANPSIIDESMHNHLALSIVDYFSDINYGFAAYSRTFKKVGSFAATMQYINYGHFIEADEFGQTYGNFSAGEYALNIGWGRKLDPHFLIGANLKLVYSGLEKYSSAGIAVDVAGSYYHEKGNFMTTLLFRNIGRQLTSYTKGNPESLPFEIQLGLSKQFSHLPFRFSILFDHLEKFDLTYSDPNNPTPLVDPLTGDSIKENKLGKFADKAMRHLVIGGEFFPTKNFSIRMGYNYQRRRELRVEGKKGIVGFSFGFGFRVSKFNFSYAWAKYHPGGAPNTFTISTNIGAFGKKK
- the ribD gene encoding bifunctional diaminohydroxyphosphoribosylaminopyrimidine deaminase/5-amino-6-(5-phosphoribosylamino)uracil reductase RibD, giving the protein MPIHEQYMRRCLELAVQGAGIVSPNPMVGCVIVHNGSIIGEGYHHEFGGAHAEVLAIRNVKDKTLLTDSVLYVSLEPCCHHGKTPPCSDLIISSGIKKVVTGATDPNPSVAGKGIEQMRSHGIEVLTGVLDQECRHVNRRFFCFHNEKRPYIILKWAETADRFIDSVRLPGEVAHANWITCEETRVLVHRWRTEEDAILVGTNTALLDNPKLNARDWVGKNPLRLTIDRFGKLPRTLHLFDGKAPTLVFCGPIGMVYPNAEVCSLDFSQSILPGIMKELYRRNILSLIVEGGKELLDSFISCGLWDEALIFSAPMRYNAGTKAPDISGEQISEESFGTDVLQKLVNLNKNQSAV